In Fusarium falciforme chromosome 9, complete sequence, the sequence CAGGTCTCTGCCTTGAAAGACTTGGAAAATGTCGATAATGTTAGAGTGCTCTCTCTTGATGTCACGGCAGATCAGACTGAGCTTGCCGCCAAAGCCCAAGAGGCTCAATCACTTTTTGGAAGAATAGACGTTCTGGTAAACAATGCAGGATGCGTGATTTCGGGCGTCTGGGAGGAACTCAGGTAGGCTCCTAAACAGAATTACTGTTTCTATATCTCACACTCATTTCAGTGCCAACGATATGAAGAAGGAGTTCGATACCAACTTTTTCGGGGCCCTGAACATGACCCGAGCTGTCCTTCCGTTTATGCGCTCGCAAAAGTCAGGGATCATCATGTTCATGGGGAGCATTGCGGCCTGGCATAGTGCCGCTTCAGGCGGGCTATATGCTTCCTCCAAGTGCGCGCTGGAAGGCAAGTTGACCTCTAGAGCTTGCATCAACGGCTTCACTCATCTGTATCATACCCACTGACCATTCCCTACGCAGGAGCCATCGAAGCTCTATCCAGAGAAGTCTCGGATCTCGGTATTCGTGTGCACATCTTTGTGCTGGGCCGTTTTCGTACTGGTATCCTGGGAGAACAGAGCGAAATTGCAAAGATGAACTCGCACCAAGGCATCGCCGACTATGCCAGGGTAAAGAGTGACTTTGCACATCACTTGATGACTTCTCATGATCACCAGCCCGGAGACCCTTTTCGAGCCGCGGAAAAGATGGTTGATATTGCAAGGGTGGAGAATCTTACTGCCACCCAAGCCTTGAACCTGCCGTTGCGCATCCCTCTTGGGGCAGAAGCGGTGGATGTCATGAGACAGAAATGTTTGGAGACTCTTGCCgtgttggatggatgggaccGGTTCAGTGGAGAGGCAGACTTTGAGGATTCTGAACGACTGCCTGCGTTCTTTTCGTAGCAAGTATGCGAGTATGGATGAAGAACATGTGCTTTCCCAGGGTTAGTTGTTCTCCTCTCATAGACACGTTCGGTTGCGCTGTCGTATTCCATCATGATCTGTAAAAATACATTCCACATAAGCAACACTGAGAACAATGAGATGATGGTAAGGTGGGGAAGACAAAAGCCAGGCACTCAAGCCAAGTTGTCAAGTACAAGGTCACTTTGATCATAACTATTATATCGAGAGATTGGATCTCGCCACCGCCTAGTTAAACATGTAATTCTGAACAAGAGTCTGGCAACCACGTAACTTGGCATGAACTGTATTCAAGTCTTGTTTTCTATACCTAGACCAAGCAACGATTTATTGTCAGATGTGAACTCTCCCATTGCGGCCTAATGCCCTATCCTCTATTCAGCAGACggacaagatcctcaagagGATCTGGAGTTGTTAAACCACTCCAAAACACTGCCAACCCGATGCTGGCAATGAGGGCCAGCCATGTCCGTGATGAGATACTCTTCAAGTTCCTCCATGTCCTTCGAATGATCCAAAATGGAGATCCTCCTGTCATGAGAAAATGATTCCACTTGGGGAAGAAGGTGGCTTGCCAGAAGGTCACGGCAAGACCAGGCCATGCAGCCGAGTTGCGGCCAGCCTTGTTGATGTACCAGTTGCTGCATCCCGCAGAGAAGACAGTCTCGCCAAGCTTCTTATCCAGGTCCTGGATAAATTTCTCTTCAGCATCTTGCTTCACTTCAATCACATCCGCGTAGCCGTCAATAACTGGCTTCACAAGCACAGACGTGATGTAAGCCACCTGCACTTCGATGGCATAGATGACAGAGTTGAAGGCGGGAAACGTGTTTGGTCCGAATCTTGCACAAGTTAGCAAATTTGTAGCTTGTGGTGACAAGTTAAATGGCATAGAAGGTATGTGAACTCACAAGATAGCAAGGTTTGGCATGTTGTGCACGAATGTTCCCATGTATGCTTGAGCACCGCGTCGTCTAGACCATTGCTCCTGGAGCTCCTCGCCAGTCTTGCCAGTGATCTTCATTGGGGCAAGAAAAGACTGAACGTCAAAGCCGGTTGCCAGAATGACTGCGTCAAAGTCTTCCGCCTTGCCCGTCTCACTGACAAGGCCGTTTTCAGTGAACTCTTGTATGCCCTCTGGGAGCAGTTCAACATTGTCGCGATGCAGAGACGCCAGATAGCCGGGATCATAGATACGTCTTTTGCAGCCCAGAGGGAAGTCGGGAAATATGAAGTCATGGTATTTCCGAGGTGCTTCTCTGCGGATGTAACTTCTTGCCTCTGCCTCAACAGCAAGACGCTTCTTGATCTGCCTTTCGTCGGACCCGTACACCGAGGCGAGACTGTCGGTCTTGAGAAAGAGATCAAGCCTGTAGTACCTCTGCCAGAATGGCAAATAGCGGAAGCAGAACTTGTCAAAGGCAGAGAACCCCCTGTTAGGTCGAGGATGGTACCACTGGGGGCTGCGGGCGTATTGAACGAGCCGTTTGACCCCCGGTGCGATCGAGGGCACCACCTGGGCAGCGCTACAGCCATTACCGATTACAGCCACGGCTTTGTTTGTCCAGTCAAAGGTGTGATCCCATTCGGCCGTGTGGAATACTCTGCCCTTGTACTTGTTCATACCAGGAAATCGAGCTGGTCGAGGGATCGAGAAGCCGCCAACCGCTGAGAGGAGAATAGTGCATTGCTTGGTGAACTTTTCTCGAGTGATTGGGTTGACAAAGTGGACGTGCCATGCTCCGTCTACCCACTCAGCACCGGTACACTCGGTGTTGAAGCGAAAGTGGCTGCGTAGCTGGAACTTGTCCACCGTGTTCTCCATATCTATGTTGATGTTAACTACTCATCCGCTATTGACGAGAGATGGATAGACGGCAGGGGGTGTTGCAAGGTTCGTACATTTGAGAATCTCCTCCTGGTCTGCCAGTGCTTGAGTCCAGTCGGGATTTAGATTAAAGCTGAAAGAATAAAGATGTATGGGGACATCGGAGCCGCTGCGCAAATAGAGtcaacatcttcaacagcTTGCGTAGGGCCGGGCAAACGAACCATCCTGGGTAGGTATTGACTCTCCAAGTACCTCCAAGGGCTTCTCGCTTCTCGTAGATCTGTATGTAAGGTACGTTAGTGCCGTGGGGTAGGATGGAGACGGGACAAGACATGCCTCGAAGTTTCTGAAGCCAAGTTTCTCTTTGAGGGTGTGCGCCATGGAGATGGCGGCAGCGCCGCCgccaatgatgatgatattGGGCGTAGACATGTTCGGTCTTGTCCTGCCTTGGTATAGGAACGGTGTTTGAATGGTTCAAGTTTGCTGCTTCAGGCCAATGTCTAGCGGTGTCCTGTTGAAGACCACTGTAGATAAATAGTTGCCATTTCTTTGCTTGTGCTTGCCGAACGAGGCGTAGGATGAGGTCCTGAGCGAAGGCTGGAGTAGCACAAGACAGCGAAATGGAGTCGACCGTCTGCGTTTGCGGGTGTGGAGGTTGATTCCACGGGTTTAGAttccgagaccaaggccttCGGGCACGTAATTTGCTTCACCCTCGGCCCAAAGGTTCGACTTAGCCGCCGGCAAGACTTCCACCGAGATGGACTGCGTAATTGTTTCAATGCCATTTACCTCAAGTTTACTGTTAACACAAATCATGGATTGCAAGGCACCGCGTCCTGCCCGGCTTAGGTAAGTGAACCACATTCGCAATGCCGAGACTGTCCACTTGGAATGCTTGGGGTAATTTCTACAGCTAACTCGGA encodes:
- a CDS encoding uncharacterized protein (Related to ketoreductases), with the translated sequence MTSTAGIASTKTSKVWLVTGCSSGLGRCLVPAVLARGDKIIATARQVSALKDLENVDNVRVLSLDVTADQTELAAKAQEAQSLFGRIDVLVNNAGCVISGVWEELSANDMKKEFDTNFFGALNMTRAVLPFMRSQKSGIIMFMGSIAAWHSAASGGLYASSKCALEGAIEALSREVSDLGIRVHIFVLGRFRTGILGEQSEIAKMNSHQGIADYARVKSDFAHHLMTSHDHQPGDPFRAAEKMVDIARVENLTATQALNLPLRIPLGAEAVDVMRQKCLETLAVLDGWDRFSGEADFEDSERLPAFFS